The following proteins are encoded in a genomic region of Liolophura sinensis isolate JHLJ2023 chromosome 7, CUHK_Ljap_v2, whole genome shotgun sequence:
- the LOC135471243 gene encoding dehydrogenase/reductase SDR family member 7-like produces the protein MDWLSVLHVLLLAFFVFVICQLTRLYFADSDLTLQWAHHFGVPTSHLRGKVVWITGASSGIGEHLSYELAAAGCRLVLSARRKDELERVKKQCQLSGRVADADILVLPLDVVKFDTHKEHVRTVIDHFKQINILVNNAGRSQRAHWQDISLLVDREMLEVNVLGVLSLTRAVLPHMITSKGGQIVVVSSMAGKLGTPLSGSYSGSKHALHGLFETLRIEGHAMNIKITMVCPGHVFSSIRQKAMTEKPGEEYGVKMKPNERRMSTSRCALLMAVAIANQLDEVWISIHPVLLFTYMAQYMPTLARRLAVRIGMRVIEDIRHGK, from the exons ATGGATTGGCTCTCGGTGCTTCACGTCCTTCTGctagctttttttgttttcgtgaTATGTCAATTGACCCGCCTATATTTCGCCGACAGTGACTTAACATTGCAGTGGGCTCATCATTTCGGGGTTCCAACCA GTCATCTGCGTGGAAAGGTTGTGTGGATCACAGGAGCCTCCAGTGGGATCGGAGAGCATCTGTCTTATGAATTGGCTGCGGCTGGATGCAGGCTTGTACTCTCTGCCAGGCGCAAAGATGAACTGGAGAGAGTGAAAAAACAGTGTCAAT TGAGTGGACGAGTTGCCGACGCTGACATTCTGGTTTTACCTCTTGATGTTGTGAAATTTGACACACATAAAGAGCACGTGCGCACTGTGATTGATCATTTTAAACAG ATTAATATTTTAGTGAATAACGCAGGAAGATCTCAGCGTGCACACTGGCAAGACATCTCACTGTTAGTTGACAGGGAGATGCTGGAGGTGAATGTGTTAGGCGTTCTCTCTCTAACCCGGGCCGTTCTTCCCCATATGATAACGTCGAAAGGAGGACAGATTGTGGTCGTTAGCAGTATGGCCGGAAAATTGGGAACGCCGTTGTCCGGTTCTTACAGTGGATCAAAACATGCCCTTCAC GGCCTCTTTGAAACTCTACGGATTGAAGGACATGCAAtgaacataaaaatcacaatggTTTGCCCTGGTCACGTGTTTTCTTCCATACGGCAAAAAGCTATGACTGAGAAGCCGGGAGAG GAATATGGTGTAAAGATGAAGCCCAATGAAAGGCGCATGTCAACGTCTCGCTGTGCACTGCTGATGGCTGTGGCGATTGCCAATCAGCTGGACGAAGTGTGGATATCAATCCATCCTGTGTTACTTTTCACCTACATGGCTCAATATATGCCCACCCTGGCTCGGAG attAGCTGTCCGCATTGGGATGAGGGTAATAGAAGACATTCGTCATGgaaaatga